The region AAACCctacctgagcagtttcttccATCTCCTTGATATCCCTTTTTGCAcgtgcaattgtaagatcctatgATATTCGTACATGTGGCATTCATGTTGCACTCGTTATCAGACGAACACTCATCAATATCTGAAAcgaaaggaacacaaaaaagcgAACTCGACGAATgcaattcaaagaaaacaacatggcgacgAGAACAACGTGGATGTGCCCGAGAACATCACGGGattaatgcaaaacaaaactgtcagCATCAGCCGCGATAATACCTGCATTAGACGTTTTGGATTTTACCTGTGCAGTTTCTTCCGTCTCCTTGATATCCACCATTGCAAGTGCAAGTGTAATTTCCCATGGTATTGATGCATGTGGCATTCACGTGACACTCTttttcagatgaacactcgtcaatgtctggaacCAAATGAACATAACAAAGAAAGCTCGAGGACTGAACTTTCAAAGTCTTATTCCCACCAAAACAGCATGGGGACGATTAAGAGGTCGACCTGCCAAAACATCACGTGACAAAAAGGCACCCAAGGcgtgcaaaaacaaaattgtcagCTTCAGTCACCATAACATCATTATTacactggccccagttgttcaaaagatggatagcgctatccaccggatagaTCGCTATACAGTGGACAAGTATTAGTGAagccaattgcgctatccaatggatactgatttatccggtggataacgctattcaccttttgaacaactgggcctgcactttacctgagcagtttcttccgtCTCCTTGATATCCTCTTTTGCAActgcaattgtaagatcctcTCGTATTCACACATATGGCATTTACGTCACAATcgttttcagatgaacactcgtcaatgtctggaacCAAAGAAACATAACAAAACCAACTCGAGGACTTCActttcaaacaaaaacaaatggcgACGACAACAAGGTCGGTAAGTTCGAAAACATCACGCGAAAACTGTGCACAAGAAAACTGTCAGCATCAGTCAGGATAATGCCTTCAATAGATTGgactttacctgagcagtttcttccgtctcctccatatccttttttgcaagtgcaattgtaagatcctatTATATTGGTACATCTGGcattcacgtggcactcgttttcagatgaacactcgtcaatgtctggaacCAAATGAACACAAAAAAGCGAACTCGAGGACTGCACTTCCAAACTTTTATTCCAAACAAAACATCATGGCGACGACCAACAGGTCGACGTGTCAAAAGATCACGTGACAAATGGGCACGCGAGCGGTGCATAACAAAACTGTCAGCACCAGTCGCTATCATACCTTGATAAGACTGGACttttacctgagcagtttcttccATCTCCTTCATATCCCTTTTTGCAtgtgcaattgtaagatcctatgATATTCGTACAGGCGGcattcacgtggcactcgttttcagatgaacactcgtcaatgtctggaacCAAATGAACATGACAAAACCAACTCGTGGACTTAACTTTCAAACAAAGCAACACGGCGACGACAACATACAAGGTCTGTGTGTGCGAAAACATCACTTGACTAACTGGCACTCAAGGTGTGCATAACAAAACTGTCAGCATGAGTCGTGGTAATACCTTCATTAGACTGGACTTTACCTGGGCAACCTCCTCCGTCTCCTCCatatccttttttgcaagtgcaattgtaagatcccATGGTATTTGTACAGGTGGCATTAACGCGACAGTTGTTTTCAGATaaacactcgtcaatgtctggaacCAAATGAACATAACAAAGCGAACTCGatttcaaaaaaggaaacaacatgGCGATGACCAAGAGGTCGACCTGCCAAAACATCACATGACTAATGAGCACGCAAGCCGAGCAAAACAAAACTATCAGCAGCTGCGGCGATAATACCTTGATTAGACTGGACTTTACCTGAGCAATTTCTTCCATCACCTTGATATCCATTTTTGCAtgtgcaattgtaagatcctatgTTATTTGTACAGGTTGcattcacgtggcactcgttttcagatgaacactcgtcaatgtctggaaACAAATGAACACAACAAAGCCAGGTCGAGGAGTGCCTTTTCAAACAAGACAACATGGCAATGACCACGAGGTCGAGGTTGCCAAACGTTCATTTGACTAATGGGCACGCAAGgcgtgcaaaacaaaactgtcgGCATCAGTGGCGATAATAGAGAGCTTCACATTCAACGATGAGAACGACTATGAGTACAAGACTTTCTCATAGAACAAGAATGAGCGCGCGCAATTTaacgtcattttggcgggaaaaacgtgtcaCCCTCGTCATTTTAGTACAAGGTTTAACAAGAATGTCGGCCTATgaaaacaagtcaccaacacggtagcagtttggGCATTTTTCGACAAGAGAAAGGGCTAAATTACTGGAAATAAGAATAACTGATCAAGTTACGCTGCTCAAAAACAGTAAAATgaatcgtccgggttataaatTGTCTAAGTAGTTTCGCTATTAACGAGCAGTCAAAtatcgtactcgttctcgtcttCGTCCTGGAAtttaaaggtccctaatatctTCATTACACTGcactttacctgagcagtttcttccATCTCCTTGATATCCCTTTTTGCAcgtgcaattgtaagatcctatggTATTCGTACAGGTGGCATCCATGTTGCACTcgttttcagatgaacactcgtcaatgtctggaacCAAATGAACATACCAAAGCAATATTGAGGAGGCTGTACTCCAAATAACACAACATGGCAACAACTACGAGATCGACGAGTGCCAAAAAATCACGTGACTCATGGGCACGCAAGGCGTGCAAAACACAACTGTAAGGATCATTCGCGATAATACCCTCATTAGACTGGAATTACCTGAGCAGGTTCTTCCGTCTCCTCCATATCCCTTTTTGCAAGAACAATTGTAAGATCCTCTGGTATTCGTACATGTGGCATTCACGTGGCATAtgttttcagatgaacactcgtcaatgtctaGAACCAAATGAACACAACAAGGCAAAGTCGAGGCATGCAGTCCAAACAAAACAAGATGACGACGACCACGAGGTCGATAAGTGCCAAAACAACACGTGACTAATAGGTACCATGAATGGCGTGCA is a window of Montipora foliosa isolate CH-2021 chromosome 5, ASM3666993v2, whole genome shotgun sequence DNA encoding:
- the LOC138002104 gene encoding adhesion G protein-coupled receptor E2-like encodes the protein MGSYNCTCKKGYGGDGGGCPGKVQSNEDIDECSSENECHVNAACTNIIGSYNCTCKKGYEGDGRNCSDIDECSSENECHVNARCTNIIGSYNCTCKKGYGGDGRNCSDIDECSSENDCDVNAICVNTRGSYNCSCKRGYQGDGRNCSDIDECSSEKECHVNATCINTMGNYTCTCNGGYQGDGRNCTDIDECSSDNECNMNATCTNIIGSYNCTCKKGYQGDGRNCSGFRAVFTTLGVSGRLGPTSIGSYYRGKDHDSQVTVVSGVQRWTVPFTGDYRIEAIGAAGGYDTFPNSQQYRGRGARIIGTFSLIKGETIQILVGQEGGINFNGLASGGGGGTFAVRGTNTSLIVAGGGGGVESVTSRHSGCNASTTTSGNTGYQSWIGGSGGYGADTADGGYSGKGDLHCT
- the LOC138002105 gene encoding adhesion G protein-coupled receptor E2-like → MGNYTCTCNSGYQGDGRNCTDIDECSSQNECDVNAGCTNIIGSYNCTCKKGYEGDGRNCSDIDECSSENICHVNATCTNTRGSYNCSCKKGYGGDGRTCSDIDECSSENECNMDATCTNTIGSYNCTCKKGYQGDGRNCSDIDECSSENECHVNATCTNNIGSYNCTCKNGYQGDGRNCSGKVQSNQGIIAAAADSFVLLGLRAH